In one Oscillospiraceae bacterium genomic region, the following are encoded:
- the hrcA gene encoding heat-inducible transcription repressor HrcA — MDLSDRKKRILRAIIESYIQTAEPVGSKAIADSIGLEVSSATIRNEMADLESLGLLEKPHTSAGRIPSPKGYRLYVNELMQAHELSLQETRRINEALKLKMRELDRVLDQAGRVVSQLTNYPAFAVSSGFERVTIRRFDLLMVEHNAFIIVVMTDTNIVRNKLVRLPSDLSETQLQLLNTLLNTTFTGLTLDEITPELMRVAAHAAGEAFGLISLVVSFAIEVLESLEHRTVHTAGLAHLLELPEYQSLDRAQPLMSYLSEENDLSRFPIPERDPMSILIGPENVADALKDTSVVVASYDIGEGMRGVIGVVGPTRMDYAKISARLTYLANGLSRLFGGGLPDPGDRDDKT; from the coding sequence ATGGATTTAAGTGACCGCAAAAAGCGCATCCTCCGGGCCATCATCGAAAGCTACATCCAGACGGCGGAGCCGGTGGGCTCCAAGGCCATCGCCGACTCCATCGGGCTGGAGGTCTCCTCCGCCACCATCCGCAACGAGATGGCGGATCTGGAGTCCCTGGGCCTGCTGGAGAAGCCCCACACCTCCGCCGGGCGCATCCCCTCCCCCAAGGGCTACCGCCTCTACGTCAACGAGCTGATGCAGGCCCACGAGCTCTCCCTGCAGGAGACCCGCCGCATCAACGAGGCGCTCAAGCTGAAAATGCGGGAGCTGGACCGGGTGCTGGATCAGGCGGGCCGGGTGGTGTCCCAGCTCACCAACTACCCCGCCTTCGCAGTTTCCTCCGGGTTTGAGCGGGTGACCATCCGCCGCTTCGATCTGCTGATGGTGGAGCACAACGCCTTTATCATCGTGGTGATGACCGACACCAACATCGTGCGCAACAAGCTGGTGCGCCTGCCCTCCGACCTGTCGGAGACCCAGCTCCAGCTGCTCAACACCCTGCTCAACACCACCTTCACCGGTCTGACGCTGGACGAGATCACCCCGGAGCTCATGCGGGTGGCCGCCCACGCGGCGGGCGAGGCCTTCGGGCTTATCAGCCTGGTGGTGTCCTTCGCCATCGAGGTGCTGGAGAGCCTGGAGCACCGCACCGTGCACACGGCGGGGCTGGCCCATCTGCTGGAGCTGCCCGAGTACCAGAGCCTGGACCGGGCCCAGCCCCTGATGAGCTACCTCTCCGAGGAGAACGATCTCTCCCGGTTCCCCATCCCCGAGCGCGACCCCATGAGCATCCTCATCGGCCCGGAGAACGTGGCCGACGCCTTGAAGGACACCAGCGTCGTGGTGGCGAGCTACGACATCGGCGAAGGGATGCGGGGGGTCATCGGCGTGGTGGGCCCCACCCGGATGGATTACGCAAAAATATCCGCCCGCCTGACCTATCTGGCCAACGGCCTTTCCAGGCTCTTTGGCGGCGGGCTTCCCGACCCCGGCGACCGGGATGATAAAACGTAG